The segment GGTCCTTGGCGCTGGGAAAGCGCACGACTTCGGCCGTTTCCGCACCGGGCGCGCCGGCCGGATCGAACGAGTCGAAGTCGCCGATCAAGACGTCGGCACTGCGCCCCAACGCCGGCAGGTGGCGGGCGCCGCTGTCGGCGGCGATCAGGAGATCGGCGGACTGCACGGCTCGGGCGATGCGCGCGGAGAGCACGAGTTCGCCGCCCGCGACGACGACGGCGTGCACGGCGCTAGAAGCGGTAGCGCGTCTGGTCGGCGGCGACGGTGATGCGGCGACAGCCCTTGCCCGGCGGCGGCTCGCCCAGGTGCGTCAGCAGGATCTCCGTGGCGCCGCCGATCCGCGCCTGCAGCTCACGTACCTCCTCGAAGCTCATATGCTCCGGGTTGTTGCGGCCGGCGGCGTAGGTGCAGTCGGTGACCAGCACGTCGGCGCCGCGTGCCAGTGGTACGAGCTGTTCGCAGTAACTCGTGTCGCCGGTGTAGGCCAGGGTGCGCCCCTCGGCCTGCACGCGGAAGCCGAAGGCGCGCAGCGCCTCGCCGCCGTGCTCCACCTCGACCGTCTCGTAGCGCAGGCCATTTACTTCGCTCGCGGCGCCGTCTTCGATCTCGACATAACACAGGCGGTATCCGTGGTCGCCGTCGTTCAGCGAGGGATAGCCGATCTCGACGAGCTGCCGCAGGCGCGGCTCAATGCCGGGCGGGCCGATGATCGTCAGGTCTTCGCTGCGCTTCGTCAGGTAGGCATATTCCAGCAGCAGAAAGGGCAGGCCGAAGAAGTGGTCGGCGTGGAAGTGCGAGACGAACACCGACTGGATGCCCGCCAGCGGCACGCCCATGCGCTTGAGGCTGTAGAGCGCCGTGGGCGGCGCGTCGAAGAGGTGGCGCTGATTGAGCACGAAGCCGCTCCAGCAGCGTTGCGGGGCGAAAGCGTTGCCGGTGCCCATGAAGGCGAGATCGATGGCGCCTGGCTCGGACATGCAGTACCTGCCTGGGGTCAATTGGCGCCATCGTACGCGGCCCGCAGGGATGCGGCTAGCAGCGAAGTTCACGCCGACAGTGTGAAGCAGCTAACAGACCGCGCCGCTCAGGCCGCCTTCTCCGTCACGCGGTACTCCAGGCGCTTGCCCAGCGCCAGCCGGGTCTGCGCCTCGAGCGCGGGGAAGGTCGAGAACAGCAGGCTGGTGACCGGCAGCAGCGCCCACCAGGCGATGTCGGCTACCGTGTGCCGCGCTCGCCACCAGGCGGGCCTCGCCGGCCGCAGCCGCCGGTCGAGAAAGAACATGCTGATGTAGGGGACGAAGCAGGCCCAGAGCAGCACGCGTGCCCCGAGCGGCAGCCAGACCGGCGCATGGTCGTGGCCGAACAGGCGGCCGATCACCGCCGGCATGAACCAGCCGAGACTGAGCAGAAACCAGTGCGTGCCCCACAGGAAGTGGTTGCCCGCCAGTGCGATGAAGCGCCGCGCCTTCCTGAC is part of the Dehalococcoidia bacterium genome and harbors:
- a CDS encoding MBL fold metallo-hydrolase, translating into MSEPGAIDLAFMGTGNAFAPQRCWSGFVLNQRHLFDAPPTALYSLKRMGVPLAGIQSVFVSHFHADHFFGLPFLLLEYAYLTKRSEDLTIIGPPGIEPRLRQLVEIGYPSLNDGDHGYRLCYVEIEDGAASEVNGLRYETVEVEHGGEALRAFGFRVQAEGRTLAYTGDTSYCEQLVPLARGADVLVTDCTYAAGRNNPEHMSFEEVRELQARIGGATEILLTHLGEPPPGKGCRRITVAADQTRYRF